Part of the Desulfobacteraceae bacterium genome, GATGCGGCGCTTGTAGAGCTGCCGTTTGAGGGAGCTGATGTGCTCGATAAAGAGCGTGCCTTCCAGATGGTCGATCTCGTGCTGCAGGACGATGGCCTGAAACCCGGAGGCCTCGATTTCGAGCTCATTGCCCTCCCGGTCGTAACCTTTGACGAAGACCGTGCGGGCGCGCAAAACATCCGCCCGGAAATCGGGCACGCTGAGGCAGCCCTCGTTTTCCGACAGGACCTCCCCCTCCTTGTTTACGATCCGCGGGTTGATGAGAACCTGCAGGGCGCGTTCGCCCTCTTGGGCTGCGATGTCGTAGATCAGAAAACTCTGGTCGATGCCAACCTGGATCGCCGCCAGGCCGATCCCCGGCGCCGCGTACATGGTCTCGGCCATGCGGTCGATCTGCTGCTGCAGCGCACCGTTGATGTTTTTGACCGGCTGGGTGGGCTTGAGCAGAAACTTTTCGGGATAGGTCAATATTTGGAGTGGTGTGGACATGGTAATTACCTTGGGGATTGACGGCGGCCGCCCGTCGGCGGTCCGAGGCGGCCTCTACAGGTTCAGCAGCCCGCGTGCGGTCTGGACATCCTGCCGGATCTGGGCCGAGAGCTCGGCGATGCTGTTGAACTTTTTTTCGTCCCGGATGCGCTCGATGAAGTTCACCCGGATCTCCTCGCCGTAGAGGTTGCCGCTGAAATCCAGGAGGTGGACCTCCACGGTGAACAGGTGGTCGTCGAAGGTCGGGCTGTAGCCGATGTTGGCCACGCCCTTGAACTTCTCGCCCAGGCATTCGACGGTCACGGCGTAGACGCCGGTCTGGGGGCAGAGCTCGTCGTAGAGGTTGATATTGGCCGTCGGGCAGCCGAGCAGCTTGCCGCCGCGGTCGCGTCCGGTGGCCACGGTGCCGCGGATCTGGTAATGGCGTCCCAGCAGGAA contains:
- the def gene encoding peptide deformylase, with product MSTPLQILTYPEKFLLKPTQPVKNINGALQQQIDRMAETMYAAPGIGLAAIQVGIDQSFLIYDIAAQEGERALQVLINPRIVNKEGEVLSENEGCLSVPDFRADVLRARTVFVKGYDREGNELEIEASGFQAIVLQHEIDHLEGTLFIEHISSLKRQLYKRRIKKQMKLA